The genome window GCGGTTCCAGCCGGGAGCACGCGGTATGGGGCTTGAAGCAGATGGGCATCCGCGCGCTGATCGGCAGCAGCTTTGCCGGGATTTTCTATGACAATTGCCAGCGCAACGGGGTGTTGTTGATCACCTTGGACGAGGCGGTGTTGCAGCAGCTGGGCAAGACCGTCAGCCAGGCGGACCAGGCGCATATCAGTGTCGACCTTGAAGCCCAGCAGATCCATTTGGCGGATGGCCAGGTGATCCCGTTCCAGATCGATAGCCTGCGCAAGACTGCGTTGTTGCTGGGCCTGGATGCCATCGGCAGCACCTTGCAACGCAGTGACGAGATCAGGGCTTTCGAACGCCGGCACCTGCAAGCCAACCCCTGGCTCAACTGACCCACTTGAATCCAAATGTGGGAGGGGCGGTGCGACGGTTCGACTTGCCCCCGATTGCAGAGTGTCAGTCACTCAAAAGTTGACTGACCCATCGCCATCGGGGGCAAGTCGAACCGTCGCACCGCCCCTCCCACATTTTTATCCGGATCATACCGCTTAGATTGAGAGCCCCTTGAAGTGCTCCTGCAAAAACTCCACGCAGGCCCGCAGCTTCCCGGAATACGCCAACCGTGTCGGGTACACCGCCCACACGTTGGCACTCTGGGTATAACCGTGCAGTAGTTGCACGAGCTTGCCTTGCTCCAGCAGCGGCTTCACATCCCACATCGAACGCAGCAGCACCCCGCGCCCATCCAACGCCCACTGCAACACAATCTCGCCATTGTTCGATGACAGCGGCCCACGCACGCGCACGCTTTCCTGGGTGCCGTCGCGCTCCAGGTTCCAGATGCCGAACGCATTATCACGCTCTTTGAGCACCAGGCAGTCGTGCTGCTCCAGGTCGCTCAACTGTTGCGGTGTGCCGCGTCGCTCCAGATAAGCCGGGGCGGCGCACAGTACGCGGCGGTTGCTCACCAGGCGGCGGCCGATGTGCTGGCCGGGGATGTCATCGCCTACGCGGATCTCCAGGTCGAAGCCTTCGCTGACGATATCCACCACGCGGTCGAACAGGTCCAGGCGGATTTCCAGGTCCGGGTAGTGCTCTGCCAGTAACGACAGGGCGGGGGCCACATGGTTGCGACCGAAGCCGAAGCTGCTGCACAAATGCAGGTGGCCACGCGGGCTGTCATGGGCGTCGGAGAGTTCGTCGCAGAGATGCTGGAAGTCTTCGAGGATACGCACCGCCCAGCGCTGCACCCGTTCACCGTCTTCGGTCAGGGCGATGCGCCGGCTGGTGCGATGCAACAGGCGGGTGGCCAGGGTGGTTTCGAGGATCTGGATGCGCTTGCTGACATACGCCGGCGACAAGCCCAGCTCATCGGCGGCCGCAGCGAAGCCGGCCTTGCGGATCACGGTCAGGAACACCCGCAGGTCTTCGGGTAGGGGCACGGTATCTTTCTTGTTAGTCATCACAAACAGGGCTGGCGGCATGAGCCGCCAGAATAGCACCGGTTGGGCGCGTCTTCCGGCACGCCCAGGTGTTGTCGATTATTCGGCGGCGACCTTGGCTTGAGCCGCCGCCCGAGCATGGCGGCCACGCTTGAGAGCGATGGGCGCCATTTTTTCGCGGTCCAGTTCACCTTCCCAGGCGGCTACCACCAGCGCAGCCACGGCGTTGCCGATGATATTGGTCAGCGAACGGCATTCGGCCATGAAACGGTCGATGCCGAGGATCAGCACCATCGCCGCCACCGGCACGGTCGGCACCACCGCCAGGCTGGCGGCCAGTGCCACGAACCCTGCGCCAACCACCGCGCCCGCGCCCTTGGACGTGAGCATGGCCACCGCCAGCAAGGTCAGTTGCTGCTCCAGCGGCAGATCAATGTTGGTGGCCTGGGCCAGGAACAGCACCGCCAGGGTCATATAGATGTTGGTGCCGTCCAGGTTGAAGGTGTAGCCGGTCGGCACCACGATGCCCACCACGCCTTTGGAGGCGCCCAGGCTTTCGAGTTTCTGGATCAACTGCGGCAACGCCGATTCCGACGAACTGGTGCCCAGCACGATCAACAGTTCCGACTTGATGTAGCCCATCAACTTGAAAATGCTGAACCCGGCGTAGCGGGCAATGCTGCCCAGCACCACCGCCACAAAGAAAAACGCGGTGATATAGAAGGTGCCCACGAGCTTCAGCAGCGGCAGCAACGAACCCACCCCGTATTTGCCGATGGTGAACGCGATGGCACCGAAGGCCCCGATCGGTGCGACCCGGCTGATGATGCCGACGATGCGGAAGAACACTTCGCTGGCCTGGTTGACCACACCCACCAGTGGCCGGCCCTTTTCACCGACCATCACCAGGCCCACGCCAAACAGTACGGAGACGAACAGCACCGGCAGGATTTCGCCCTTGGAGAACGCATCGAAGAAGGTTGCTGGGATCACGTGCAACAGGAACCCGGTGATGCCTTCGCCATGTTCAGCCTGGCCGACGAAGTTGGCGATGGCCGAACTGTCGAGGGTCTTCACATCGATATTGAAGCCCACGCCCGGATGCAACAGGTGCGCGGCGAGCATGCCGATCAACAAGGCGATGGTCGAGACTATTTCAAAGTACAGCAGCGCCTTGCCGCCGACCCGGCCCACCTGTTTCACGTCGTGCATGCTGGTGATGCCGGACACCACCGTGCAGAAGATGATCGGGCCGATGATCATCTTGATCAGCTTGATAAAACCGTCGCCAAGGGGCTTTAGGTCGACGCCGATCTGCGGCCATTGATGGCCGATCAACACGCCCAGCGCGATAGCGATCAGCACCTGGATATACAGGGTTCCCAGCAGTTTTCTGATTGTCATTGTTATTATCTCGAGACGTTGTTTTGGGCAAAGCGAACCCGTCGCAGGCCATTGGCAGCCTGCGAGGCGGGTGGATCAGGTCACGGGGTTACAGCGTTGCTCAGCGAAGGAAGGTCAGGACTTCGCCCAGCAGCAACTCAGGGGCTTCTTCAGCAATGTAATGGCCGGCCGGCAGGGCCTTGCCACGCACGTCGGTGGCGACTTTCTGCCACTCCTTGAGCGGCTCGAAACAGCGCCCGACAGTGCCTTCGGCGCCCCACATCACCAGCAACGGCAGGTTCAGGTGATTGCCGGTGTCGATGTCCGCCTGGTCGTGCTCGAGGTCGATGCCGGCGGCAGCCCGGTAGTCCTCGCAGATGCCGGTAGCGGCACCCGGCAGTTTCAGGCAACGCAGGTATTCGGCGAAGGCCTCATCGGTGAACGGCTTGAGCCCGGCACTGCGGCTGCCCATCACGCTGCGCAGGTACAGTTCCGGGTTGCTTTCGATCAAGGCTTCCGGCAACGGTGCCGGACGGATCAGGAAGAACCAGTGCCAGTAGGCGCGGGCGAAGGCTTCGTCGGTCTGCGCGTACATCGACAGGGTCGGGGCGATGTCCAGCAGCACCATGCGTTGCACGGCGGCCGGGTGGTCCAGGGCCATGCGATGGGCCACGCGCGCGCCACGGTCGTGGGCCAGCAGCGAGAACGTGTCGAAGCCCAGCGTCTGCATCAGCTCGACGCCGTCCCGGGCCATTTCGCGTTTCGAGTAGTTCGTGTGGTGGTCATTGGCCGGTGGTTTGCTGCTGTCGCCATAGCCGCGCAGGTCGGCGGCCACCACGGTGAAGTGTTCAGCCAGTTGCTCGGCGATTTTGTGCCAGATGACGTGGGTTTGCGGATGCCCGTGCAACAGGAGCAGACCGGGACCTGTACCACCTTTGCGGTAGCTGATGTCCACGCCGTTGACGTGGCACTGGTCTTTCTGGAATCCGGCGAACATGGAATGACTCCTTGTGATGAGTGCGTGCATCCTGGAATCACGGGGCGTTCGGGGCAAGGGCGAAAACGTGGAGGGCGGGTTCATGAAGTGTGATGTTGGAGCGAGCTCGTTCGCGAAAAACGCCACTACATTGAGTGCATTCAGGATGCTGGCGTTATCGTTGACATTCTTCGCGAGCAAGCTCGCTCCTACAGAGGGTTAGCCTTGCTGGAACAGGGCCTCGGCACGTTTGCGGATCTGCGCTTCGGTCAGGTCTTCCTTGTGGGTGGCCACGAACCACACATGCCCGAATGGATCCTTCAGCGTGCCGGAGCGGTCGCCGTAAAACTGGTCCTTCGGTTCGGAAATCGCAGTCCCCCCAGCGGCAATGGCTTGTCTGTACTGGGCGTCGACGTCATTTACGTACAGATGTATACCGACGCTGGTGTGCCCATCGCGTGGGCTGCCGAACGCGCTTTCATCGCAGGGTGAGCCGAGCATGATCGGTGAATCGCCGATGCGCAGTTCAGCATGGCCGACCTTGCCGTCGGGCATGTCCAGGCGCATGACTTCGATGGCGCCAAAGGCTTTCTTGTAGAACTCGATGGCTTCGGCGGCTTTTTCGACGCCCAGGTAGGGCGTGATGTTGTGGAAGCCCTCTGGAACAGATTTAACGCTCATATCGTTCTCCTTGATTGTGGTTGTGGAGGGACGGCCTTTTCACTATAGGCCACGTATCGCATGGCCTGTGGGTCGCCGACGAGGTGTCGGGTTCGCCGGTCATGCATGGGGTGTCGGTTCTAGCAATTGCGCCCCCGGCCCACGGTCACCCAGTTGATCATCCTGATTGCGCAACGGGCACGCTTCCAGCGACAAACACCCACAACCAATACAGCCATTGAGCTTGTCGCGCAGCAACATCAGCTTGTTGATGCGCTCATCCAGGTCTTGCCGCCACAGCGCGGACAAACGCTCCCAATCCTGGGCGTCGGGCGTGCGCCCTTCCGGTAACGTCTGCAGCGCTTCACCAATGGTTGCCAGCGGAATGCCCAGGCGCTGGGCGATCTTGATCACCACCACGCGCCGCAGCACATCCCGTGGGTAACGTCGCTGGTTACCGGCATTGCGATTGCTCTTGATCAGCCCCTTGGTCTCGTAGAAGTGCAGCGCGGTGACCGCCACACCACTGCGGGCGGCCAGTTGGCCGACGGTGAGTGCCTTGTTGAGCATAAAAACTCCAGATAAGTGCTTGACCTTGACTTAACTAGAGGTTTTAGCCTGCGTGGCATCGAATCGCAAGATTCTGCCTACAGAGAAAGGGGAGTGTTCATGCAGGTATCTGAGAAAAATCGCGGCTTCACTCAATTGATCGAGTTTCAGATCGAGCCCCGGCAACAATCTGCCCTGGTGTCAGCCCTGAGCCTTCAGAGCGAACGCCTGGCCCAAGGCCATGGCGGCTTTATCAATGCCAGTGTGCAGGTCAGCGATGACGGACGGCGGGTACTCAATTACCTGCAATGGCACTCGCGTGAAGACGGCGAGGCGGCCTTCCAGTGTTTTGAGCACGGCGAGGAAGATTTCTGGACATTGATTCGCGCCCACCAGGCCACGGCCGTGACCTTTGGTTCGTTCCAGGTGCTGCGCAGTTTCGAGCGCAGCCACGACAACGCGTTGCACTGCCGGCTAAATGGATAGGTGCAGCATGCGCTCACCTTGCACGTTTTCTCCGGGCCGGCGTTTGTTCACCGCCAGCTCGCCGATCTTGATCAGGCGCGTACGGGTGACGTTGCGGCTCAGGCCCAGCAGGTTGGCGGTGTGCACCTGGTTGTAATGGCTGAAACGGTAGGCGGCGCGCAGCAGGGCATCTTCGACTTTTTCATGCAGGGCGCCGGCCTGTTCTTCGAACAGCTTCTGGAAGGCCCGCGCCAGCAACGCGTCGGCGCTGTTGTCGGTGCCGTGCTGGCTGTCGTCCTGACGCTCGATGCGCATGTTCGACAGGCGCAGATCGTCGCGCTCGATCACGCCGTTACGGCAGATCAACAGGGTATGGTGGATCACGTTTTCCAACTCGCGGATGTTGCCCGGCCAACTGTAGCTTTTAAGCTTGTGCTCGGCTTCGCGGCTGATGGTGATCGGGCCGTAACCCAGGCGCTGGCTGTAGGCTTCGATAAAGTGCCGGGTCAGCGGCAGGATATCGCCGGGGCGCTCGCGCAGCGGGCTGAGTTCCAGGCTGACCACATCGAGACGGTAGTAGAGGTCTTCGCGGAAGTGCCCGGCGTTGATGGCCTTCTCCAATTGCACGTTGGTCGCGGCCAATACGCGCACATCAATCGGAATGCTCTTGCGCGAACCCAGGCGTACGACTTCGCGTTCCTGCAGGACCCGCAGCAGTTTGACCTGGATCGCCATCGGCAAATCGCCGATCTCATCAAGGAACAAGGTGCCGCCGTCGGCCTCCTCGAACCAACCGGCCTTGGCGCTGAGGGCACCGGTAAACGCGCCTTTCTCATGGCCGAACAGTTCGGCCTCCACCAGGGACTCGGAGAACGCCCCGCAGTTGACCGCTACGAACGGCCGGTTGCGGCGTGCGCTGAGGTTGTGGATGTGGCGTGCCACCAGCTCTTTACCGGTCCCGGTCTCGCCGATGATCAGCACGCTGGCTTCGCTGGGCGCCACTTGCTGGATGTGGTCGAGCAGTGCCTGGGATTTCGGGTCTTCGAAGACCTGGGCCGTGGCGCGGATCGACGTCGCGAGAGCAGGCGAGGGCGGTAGGGTCAAAAGCTGCATGGGCACCTCTCTTAGGAATAGAACGTCGGAATTGGCAGGGAGTGGTTCAACGCCCAGTCCCCCAGTTCGTGGAGTTTGTAGTCCACCGGGTCGTGCAGGGTTTGCGTGCGCAGGTTGCGCCAGTGACGGTCCAGGCGCAGCGACGCGTGGGTGGAGCGCGCACCAGTGACCTCAAACAGGCGGCTGCACAACTCCAGGCCCTGCTGGGTGGCGGCGACCTTGGCGGTGGCGATGGCAATCGCCAGTTGGCCGCGCTCGTGCTCGCTGAGGTTCGGGCCTTTGGCCCAGGCTTGGTCGAGCAGGTCGGCGGCACGTTCTACCAGCAGGCGCACGCCTTCCAGGGCGACCCAGAATTCGCCGTAGTGGTGCAGCACGTATGGGTCCTGGCGCACGTCTTCGGCTGAGGATTTATGCCAGGCGCGGGTTTCGGTCAGCGTGTAGTTGCGGGCTTCTTCGAAAGCACCTTCGGCAATGCCGAGAAACATGTGCGTGAAGGTCAGTTGGGCAATCAACGGGCGCAGGCAGGCGAAGGGCGTGCTCAGCGGGCCCGGATCGAGCAGCAGCTCGGATTCTTCGACGCGCACCCGTTCGAAACTGGCGCTGCCACTGTCGGTCTGGCGCTGGCCGATGTTGTTCCAGTCGTTGTGCAAGGTGATGCCGCTGCGCCCGCTGGGGATCGCGGCGATCAGCAGTTTGCCACCGGCGGTTTCGTCCACCGCCGAGGCGATCAGCATTTCCGAGTCGCTGGCGCCGGAGCAGAAGCTCTTTTTGCCGGAGAACTCGCGCCAGCCGCTGAAATCCTTGACCACGGTGCGTGTGTCCAGTGGGTTGAGGGCGTTGCCCCAGAACCAGTTTTTGCGCGCGGTCTGTTCGAACCAGGGTTGCCATTGGTCCGGGCGCGAAAACAGGCGCACGGTGGCGAGCATCAGGTGGTGAAAGCCGAAGACATGGGCGATGGAACTGTCGACCTTGGCGAATTCGCGCACGATACCCAGGGTGTCGCTCCAGCGTGCGCCGAGGCCACCGTATTGGGTGGGAATGCTCAGGGCCAGCAGGCCGCTCTGGCGCAAGGCGTCGCGTTCAGCCTTGGGCGTGCCGCCGCGTTCGTCGCGTTCGACGGCGGTGAGGGCGAATTCGGCGGCTAGCAGTCTGGCGGTCTGCAAGGGGGACGGCAGGACGCTGTGGGGTTTGGCGGTCACACGGTGTTCCTCAATGTCTGTTTGGCAATGAAGGCTAAATGTGGGAGGGGGCTTGCTGTGGTGAGCAGGCTTGTCCTGCGTTGGGCTGCGAAGCAGCCCCTCCCACCCAAGGCGGACTTCATTGATCTCAAGCTCTTGTCGGCAATACATCGTTGGCAATCATTTCGCCAAACGGGCCCGTGAGGTTGGTGATGCCGTGCCCGGCAAGGCTGGCGTAGGGCTCCGGCAGCAACGGGAACACCAGTTCGGCGAAGCGATAGGCTTCTTCCAGGTGCGGGTAGCCGGAGAAAATGAAGCTCTCGATCCCCAGGTCCGCGTATTCCTTGATGCGTTCGGCCACTTGTTGCGGGTTGCCCACCAGCGCGGTGCCGGCCCCGCCACGCACCAGGCCGACGCCTGCCCACAGGTTGGGGGCGATTTCCAGGTTGTCACGGCGCCCGTCGTGCAGGGCGGCCATGCGGCGTTGGCCTTCGGAATCAAAGCGCGAAAAGGATTTTTGCGCGGCGGCGATGGTTTCGTCGCTGATGTGCTCGATCAACGTGTCGGCGGCTTTCCAGGCGTCTTCTTCGGTCTCGCGCACGATCACATGCAGGCGGATGCCGAACTTCACGGTGCGCCCGTGGCGGGCAGCGCGTTCACGTACATCCGCGAGTTTTTCCGCGACAGCGGCGGGTGGTTCGCCCCAGGTCAGGTACACGTCGACCTGCTCGGCGGCGAGGTCGTGGGCGGCGTCGGAAGAGCCACCGAAGTACAGCGGCGGGTAAGGCTTCTGCACCGGCGGGTAAAGTGCCTTGGCGTTCTGCACACGCAGGTGTTTGCCTTCGAAATCTACCGATTCGCCCTGCAACACGCGACGCCAGATGCGTAGGAATTCGTCGGAGACTTCGTAGCGTTCGGCGTGGTCGAGAAAGCTACCGTCGCCACGGTTTTCGTCGGGGTCGCCGCCGGTCACCACGTTGATCAGCAGACGGCCATTGGACAGGCGATCGAGGGTCGCCGCCATGCGCGCCGAGACAGTCGGCGAAATGATGCCCGGACGAATCGCCACCAGGTAACGCAGGCGTTCGGTCAGTGGCACCAAGGCCGAGGCGATGACCCAGGAGTCTTCGCACGAGCGCCCGGTAGGAATTAGCACGCCGTGGTAGCCAAGGCTGTCAGCCGCCTGGGCGACTTGTTTCAGATAATTGAGGGTGACCGGCCGCGCACCTTGGGTGGTGCCCAGGTAATGACCGTCGCCGTGTGTGGGCAGAAACCAGAAAACATCCATGACCAATCCTTAAGCGATTTTCAGCAGAGAGGGGGAGTGCGCTGCAAACAAGGGCGCTGCGCGTTCTGCCGCCAGTTGAATACGGGCTTTCAGCAATTCGCTGGTTATC of Pseudomonas azotoformans contains these proteins:
- a CDS encoding sigma-54 interaction domain-containing protein, whose translation is MQLLTLPPSPALATSIRATAQVFEDPKSQALLDHIQQVAPSEASVLIIGETGTGKELVARHIHNLSARRNRPFVAVNCGAFSESLVEAELFGHEKGAFTGALSAKAGWFEEADGGTLFLDEIGDLPMAIQVKLLRVLQEREVVRLGSRKSIPIDVRVLAATNVQLEKAINAGHFREDLYYRLDVVSLELSPLRERPGDILPLTRHFIEAYSQRLGYGPITISREAEHKLKSYSWPGNIRELENVIHHTLLICRNGVIERDDLRLSNMRIERQDDSQHGTDNSADALLARAFQKLFEEQAGALHEKVEDALLRAAYRFSHYNQVHTANLLGLSRNVTRTRLIKIGELAVNKRRPGENVQGERMLHLSI
- a CDS encoding VOC family protein: MSVKSVPEGFHNITPYLGVEKAAEAIEFYKKAFGAIEVMRLDMPDGKVGHAELRIGDSPIMLGSPCDESAFGSPRDGHTSVGIHLYVNDVDAQYRQAIAAGGTAISEPKDQFYGDRSGTLKDPFGHVWFVATHKEDLTEAQIRKRAEALFQQG
- a CDS encoding dicarboxylate/amino acid:cation symporter, whose translation is MTIRKLLGTLYIQVLIAIALGVLIGHQWPQIGVDLKPLGDGFIKLIKMIIGPIIFCTVVSGITSMHDVKQVGRVGGKALLYFEIVSTIALLIGMLAAHLLHPGVGFNIDVKTLDSSAIANFVGQAEHGEGITGFLLHVIPATFFDAFSKGEILPVLFVSVLFGVGLVMVGEKGRPLVGVVNQASEVFFRIVGIISRVAPIGAFGAIAFTIGKYGVGSLLPLLKLVGTFYITAFFFVAVVLGSIARYAGFSIFKLMGYIKSELLIVLGTSSSESALPQLIQKLESLGASKGVVGIVVPTGYTFNLDGTNIYMTLAVLFLAQATNIDLPLEQQLTLLAVAMLTSKGAGAVVGAGFVALAASLAVVPTVPVAAMVLILGIDRFMAECRSLTNIIGNAVAALVVAAWEGELDREKMAPIALKRGRHARAAAQAKVAAE
- the ssuD gene encoding FMNH2-dependent alkanesulfonate monooxygenase, which encodes MDVFWFLPTHGDGHYLGTTQGARPVTLNYLKQVAQAADSLGYHGVLIPTGRSCEDSWVIASALVPLTERLRYLVAIRPGIISPTVSARMAATLDRLSNGRLLINVVTGGDPDENRGDGSFLDHAERYEVSDEFLRIWRRVLQGESVDFEGKHLRVQNAKALYPPVQKPYPPLYFGGSSDAAHDLAAEQVDVYLTWGEPPAAVAEKLADVRERAARHGRTVKFGIRLHVIVRETEEDAWKAADTLIEHISDETIAAAQKSFSRFDSEGQRRMAALHDGRRDNLEIAPNLWAGVGLVRGGAGTALVGNPQQVAERIKEYADLGIESFIFSGYPHLEEAYRFAELVFPLLPEPYASLAGHGITNLTGPFGEMIANDVLPTRA
- a CDS encoding antibiotic biosynthesis monooxygenase, translated to MQVSEKNRGFTQLIEFQIEPRQQSALVSALSLQSERLAQGHGGFINASVQVSDDGRRVLNYLQWHSREDGEAAFQCFEHGEEDFWTLIRAHQATAVTFGSFQVLRSFERSHDNALHCRLNG
- the leuD gene encoding 3-isopropylmalate dehydratase small subunit, with protein sequence MSLQPFTLVTGKAAPMLAANIDTDVIMPKQFLKGIDRSGLDRGLFFDLRFLASGEPNPEFVLNQPAWQGASFMVVGPNFGCGSSREHAVWGLKQMGIRALIGSSFAGIFYDNCQRNGVLLITLDEAVLQQLGKTVSQADQAHISVDLEAQQIHLADGQVIPFQIDSLRKTALLLGLDAIGSTLQRSDEIRAFERRHLQANPWLN
- a CDS encoding LysR substrate-binding domain-containing protein — protein: MTNKKDTVPLPEDLRVFLTVIRKAGFAAAADELGLSPAYVSKRIQILETTLATRLLHRTSRRIALTEDGERVQRWAVRILEDFQHLCDELSDAHDSPRGHLHLCSSFGFGRNHVAPALSLLAEHYPDLEIRLDLFDRVVDIVSEGFDLEIRVGDDIPGQHIGRRLVSNRRVLCAAPAYLERRGTPQQLSDLEQHDCLVLKERDNAFGIWNLERDGTQESVRVRGPLSSNNGEIVLQWALDGRGVLLRSMWDVKPLLEQGKLVQLLHGYTQSANVWAVYPTRLAYSGKLRACVEFLQEHFKGLSI
- a CDS encoding alpha/beta fold hydrolase encodes the protein MFAGFQKDQCHVNGVDISYRKGGTGPGLLLLHGHPQTHVIWHKIAEQLAEHFTVVAADLRGYGDSSKPPANDHHTNYSKREMARDGVELMQTLGFDTFSLLAHDRGARVAHRMALDHPAAVQRMVLLDIAPTLSMYAQTDEAFARAYWHWFFLIRPAPLPEALIESNPELYLRSVMGSRSAGLKPFTDEAFAEYLRCLKLPGAATGICEDYRAAAGIDLEHDQADIDTGNHLNLPLLVMWGAEGTVGRCFEPLKEWQKVATDVRGKALPAGHYIAEEAPELLLGEVLTFLR
- a CDS encoding acyl-CoA dehydrogenase family protein encodes the protein MTAKPHSVLPSPLQTARLLAAEFALTAVERDERGGTPKAERDALRQSGLLALSIPTQYGGLGARWSDTLGIVREFAKVDSSIAHVFGFHHLMLATVRLFSRPDQWQPWFEQTARKNWFWGNALNPLDTRTVVKDFSGWREFSGKKSFCSGASDSEMLIASAVDETAGGKLLIAAIPSGRSGITLHNDWNNIGQRQTDSGSASFERVRVEESELLLDPGPLSTPFACLRPLIAQLTFTHMFLGIAEGAFEEARNYTLTETRAWHKSSAEDVRQDPYVLHHYGEFWVALEGVRLLVERAADLLDQAWAKGPNLSEHERGQLAIAIATAKVAATQQGLELCSRLFEVTGARSTHASLRLDRHWRNLRTQTLHDPVDYKLHELGDWALNHSLPIPTFYS
- the soxR gene encoding redox-sensitive transcriptional activator SoxR, whose product is MLNKALTVGQLAARSGVAVTALHFYETKGLIKSNRNAGNQRRYPRDVLRRVVVIKIAQRLGIPLATIGEALQTLPEGRTPDAQDWERLSALWRQDLDERINKLMLLRDKLNGCIGCGCLSLEACPLRNQDDQLGDRGPGAQLLEPTPHA